The Mercurialis annua linkage group LG2, ddMerAnnu1.2, whole genome shotgun sequence genome contains a region encoding:
- the LOC126670694 gene encoding zinc finger protein SHOOT GRAVITROPISM 5-like: MLADNFISSNPCFEQASSLENNGGGNNKRKRRPAGTPDPDAEVVSLSPKTLLESDRYVCEICNQGFQRDQNLQMHRRRHKVPWKLLKRDSPVVKKRVFVCPEPSCLHHDPCHALGDLVGIKKHFRRKHSNHKQWVCDKCAKGYAVQSDFKAHLKTCGTRGHSCDCGRVFSRVESFIEHQDTCNMGRDHHPHTHQSQSTVVQPPAACLSRTASSRSPSHCTDTNFTTGPWASPVVIPRPVSRDIFLMSPTVNKKHYNLDLQLSTASNRRDIVSVLSPKRDDHSHSSTQLKLSICSSEKNESKREDSKIEKHESAAREQLSVAMAEKAYAEEARIRARRQIELAEQEFANAKKIRQQAQAELDKAQALREHAMKQINSTILQVTCHACKHQFQTRTPSDDNSLVLSYMSSALTEGEVDNDTGIIDHQLANTSHKF; the protein is encoded by the exons ATGTTAGCCGATAATTTTATCAGTTCGAATCCGTGTTTCGAGCAAGCTTCGAGCTTAGAAAATAATGGAGGGGGCAATAATAAGCGGAAACGACGACCTGCAGGAACTCCAG ATCCAGATGCAGAAGTGGTCTCGTTATCACCAAAAACACTGCTCGAATCGGACCGATATGTATGTGAGATCTGCAACCAGGGGTTTCAAAGAGATCAAAATTTACAGATGCATCGGAGGAGACATAAGGTTCCGTGGAAGTTACTTAAGAGAGACAGTCCTGTGGTGAAGAAACGAGTTTTCGTGTGTCCGGAACCGAGTTGCTTACACCATGATCCGTGTCACGCACTCGGTGATCTTGTCGGGATCAAGAAGCATTTTCGAAGAAAACACAGTAATCATAAGCAGTGGGTTTGTGATAAATGTGCTAAAGGCTATGCTGTTCAATCTGACTTCAAAGCTCATCTCAAAACTTGCGGTACTCGCGGCCATTCTTGCGACTGTGGCCGTGTTTTCTCGAG AGTTGAGAGTTTCATTGAGCATCAAGATACTTGCAATATGGGACGTGATCATCATCCTCATACTCATCAATCGCAGTCGACGGTGGTGCAGCCACCGGCTGCATGCTTATCAAGAACAGCTTCGAGTCGGAGCCCGAGCCATTGTACTGATACCAACTTCACCACTGGTCCTTGGGCATCTCCGGTAGTAATTCCAAGGCCAGTATCTCGTGATATTTTCTTGATGAGCCCTACTGTAAATAAAAAACACTACAATCTTGATCTCCAGCTCTCAACTGCATCGAATCGTCGTGATATTGTCTCGGTACTCTCCCCGAAAAGAGACGATCATAGTCACTCGTCGACCCAGCTCAAGCTTTCGATATGTTCGAGTGAGAAAAACGAGTCGAAAAGGGAAGATAGTAAAATTGAGAAACATGAATCCGCTGCTCGCGAGCAGCTCAGTGTGGCCATGGCGGAGAAAGCGTATGCGGAAGAGGCGAGAATACGCGCGAGAAGACAGATCGAATTGGCGGAACAAGAATTCGCTAATGCCAAGAAAATTCGGCAACAAGCTCAAGCCGAGTTGGATAAAGCTCAAGCTCTAAGAGAGCATGCAATGAAGCAAATCAACTCAACAATACTTCAAGTCACTTGCCATGCTTGTAAACACCAGTTTCAGACAAGAACACCTTCAGATGACAACTCTTTGGTCTTGAGTTACATGTCATCAGCTTTAACAGAAGGTGAAGTGGACAATGATACTGGAATTATTGATCATCAGCTTGCAAACACATCTCATAAGTTCTAA